The following is a genomic window from Deltaproteobacteria bacterium PRO3.
CTTTCAAAGAGGCCGGAACGCCTGCGCAGCCGATCGTGCTCTTCCGCGCGCACCGAATCGAGCGAGACGAAGGCGCCCATCAGGCCCTGCTCCGGCAAGGCCTCCGCCCAAGGCTCACTTAGGTATTCGCCGTTGGTGAAGAGAATCGCCTGCGCCCGTTTCGGATCGACCGACCGCAACAGCTCTCCCAAATCCCGCCGCAAGAGCGGCTCCCCACCCAGGAAGATGATCTGAGTGGCCCCCAAGCGCAGGGTCTGCGCGATCGCCTCGCGCCACTCCCCGGTGGAGAGCTCGCGTTGGCGGCTGCGGTTATAATAGAGGGCCGAGCAGTGCTCGCAGCGGCATTGGCAGGCACGATTCACGGCCAGGGTCGCGACGGCGGGGATGCGCGCCCCGGCGAAGCGGCGCCGCAGCCGCATTTGCAGGGAGCGCCGGCCGGCCTCGGAGGCGGGCGGCGTCTGATACAGGGAATAGACCGGCGAGCCCCGGTAAAAGCCGATCGGGCGGCGCCCGGAGAGCTTGAACAGGTAATTCGAGAGGTAATCCCTAAACTCCACGGGCAAAGGAAGGCCCTCGCGCAGCTCGAGGCGGCCCTCCGCGTAGTCCACGCGAAAATCAAAGTCCGGAAGGTCCGTCGCCGCCGTCTCCACGGGGGAAGCTCCATTCGAGGCGATGGCCGAAGCCCTCGCGGTTGTCGATCCAGCGCGCCCGCGCGACGCGGAATTCCCAGAGGTGAGACAGAACGTCTCCCGGGAGATAATTGCCGGCCTCCGCAAAGCGCGCGAGGTAGCGCAGCAGGCAGGCCGTCGCATCCCGCGGCGCCGCGACGCACCCCCACAGCTGGGCCCCGCGGATTTCCCTCGGCTCGGCGCCGGCAAAGGCGACGGAGACAGCAGCGCGGGGATCGCGGAGGACCTCCTGGATATGCCGGGTCTCGCGGGCGGAGAGGAAGATCAGGCGGAAGGGTCGGGGATCCAAGGCATAGAACAGGGGCGCGACGTGAGGCCCCTCTCCCCCCGCCGTGGCCAAGTGCATCGCCCGATGCTCGGCCAAAAAGGCGAAGAGCTCCTTCACGCCCCGACCTCCGCGAGCAGCGCTTCCAAATCCGCGACGATCTTCCGGTACAGCGTCTCGGCTTGGACGGGGTCATAGTCCTCGTGGAATTTCTTCGCCACCCCCATCCGGCTCAAGTCCCAGCGCCGGTCACAGCGCAGCCCTTCCCGTTCCAGGCAATGCCGGACGCAGGCCAGCGGACAGCCGTCCAGGGCGAGCACGAGATCGGCGACGCGGCCCTTGCGGAGCAGCGATTCGACGCCGCCCCCGATCCCGGCGATGCAGGACATCTCCGCTCGGCCCTCGCGGTCGAGCTTAAGCGCGATCGCGTTCGCCATCTGCGCGGCGGAGGAGCAGCCGGAGCAGCTGTAGACGAGGATGCTTCGAGGGCGGGACGGCGAAAGCTTTGGGGGCCCGGGGGGATTCATGGTTTCATTGGAGAACAAGGAAGGCAAAGAAGCCAATGACGAAAGTCAAACTTGAAGAAAAAGGGCGGAACCCGCCGTGGCCGGCGGATTGACCCCGTGAATCCATGCAGAGATGGACTTTGCCAGCTTCCTGGAAAACTAATGACGTAGGCCGATTATCTCGGCTATGAAAGCTGGAGTGAAGAAGTCCCCACGCTCCCATATTTTTTCGGCCTTGATCGGAGCGGGGGCCCTCTGGGCATGCCTGGGATGGGCTTGCTCGCGCCAGCAAGAATCGCCCACGCCAGAAACCGCCCCCCAGACCCTGTCCGACTCGCTTTCCTCCGCCTCGCAGATCCCCTCCCCCGAGGCCCAGCAATGCGCCCGATGCCACCGCGAGGCCTACGACTCTTGGCTGACCTCGCAGCACGCCTGGGCCAATCGCCGGCTCGATCCCGCCAAAGACGGAGCGGCCTTCGCCAAAGAGACATCCCTGTCCATCGGCGCCTCGCGCTTCCAAGTCACCCGCGTCAAGGGCCGGCCGGCGCTCGTCTGGAGCGAGGCCGAGGGGCAAGAGCGCCTGTTTTTCCCAGAGGCCGTCATCGGCGTCGCGCCGCTTTGGCAATACCTGGTCCCGGCTCCGGGCGGGCGCTGGCAGGTCTTTCCGCTGGCCTGGGACCCCGCCGCCCGGGAATGGTTTCACGTCTTCGGCGAGGAGGCCCGCGATCCCCAGGAGTGGGGCCACTGGTTCAACCGGGGCAACAACTGGAACTCACAATGCGCCTCCTGCCACATGACCGGCTTCGAAAAGGGCTATGACCCCCAAACCGACGCCTACCACAGCCGTTGGCGGGGCATGGGCGTCTCCTGCCTTCAATGCCACGGCGAGAAGAAAGGGCATCCCGAGGCGGCGGGAACCGACGAAAACAAGGCCGCGGCGAAGACTCCGGGCCGGGCGCAAGACACCTGCGCCTCCTGCCATTCCCGGCGCGAGGAGCTGACGGGCCGTTTTCATCCCGGCGAATCCTTCGAGGACCATTACCGGCTCGTCCTGGCCGATCAAGAAGGGGTGTATTATCCCGACGGCCAGGTCCGGCAGGAAAATTTCGAATATGGGTCCCTCCTGATGAGCCGGATGGGCCTGAAGGGTATCACCTGTTTGGATTGCCACAATCCCCATTCGGGAAAACTCCTTCTTCCCGTGGAAAACAACGCCCTCTGCCTCTCCTGCCACCAGACGCCGGGACAACGCGGCGCCGTTCCCATCGAGCCCCTGGCCCACAGCCGCCATCCCGCGGGCAGCAAGGGCAGTCTTTGCATCGAATGCCATATGCCGGTGACCAAATACATGATTCGCGATCCCCGGCGCGATCATGGCTTTACCATTCCCGATCCCCTGCTCACGAAGGAATTGGGCGTGCCCAATGCCTGCAACCGCTGCCACTCCGACCGCTCGACCGAGTGGGCGGTGGAGTGGACCCGGAAGTGGTTTGGCTCCAAGATGGATCGCCCCAGCCGCCGTCGTGCCCGAGCGATTGCCCGCGCCCACAACGGTGATGCCGGTGTGGTCTCGGAATTAATCGCCCTCCTCGAGCAGGAAGAAAACCCCGCGTGGCGCGCGGTCTTGCTTTCCCTCCTCTCGCCCTGGTCCCAAGACCCGCGGGTGCGGAAACATTTACAAGGCGCCCTGCGGTCGGACCATCCCTTGGTGCGCTCCGCAGCCCTGCGCTCTTTGCGGGAGGCTCCCGAATTTTCTGAAGAAACGGCCTCCCTTCAGGACGACCCCAGCCGTCTGGTTCGAGTGGATGCCCTTTGGAGTTCCGTCGTTCAAGGCAAGACTCCGGGCTCGGGGCTGCCGGAGCTGGTGCGGTATCTTGAGGAAAATGCCGACCAACCGCCGGGGGCCCTCAAGCAGGCCCAGTTCCTCTTGGCCAGGGGAGAAAAAGACAAGGCGGAACTCTGGATCCGCAAGGCCGCGGATTGGGACCGGAGTTCGGCCTACGCCCAATTCATGAAGGGCCGGGTGCTCAATCTCCTGGGGAAAAACATGGAAGCCCTGGGGGCCTTTCAAGAGGCGCAACGCTTGGAGCCGGAAAACGCCGATTACGCCTATAGCCTCGGGCTTTTGAACGCGGAACTCAATCGTAGCCGTGAAGCCCTGGAACTCCTAAAAAAGACCGTTCAATTGGATCCCTCGTTCGGCCGCGCCTGGTATAACCTGGGTCTCGCCTACGCCCAGTCCGGCGACGTGGAGCCGGCCCTGCGGGCCTTGGCGAAGGCCGAAATCCTGTTGGCCGATTCGCCGGAGCCGGCGTACGCCATCGGGACGATCGTCCTGCAGCGCGGAGACAAGGCCAAGGCGGAAGAAGCCCTGGGCAGAGCCTTGGCAAGAAATCCCCAGTTTTCTCCAGCGCTGGAGTTGATGTCGAGGATTTCTCAACCGTAAACCGCGGTCAGCGTCCGGACATTTTCCGCGGGGAATTCTTCGGCGAGTTCCCCGGGGTCGGCTGCGACTCCGCCGCCTTGGCTTCCTCCTCCACCTTTTCCAGTCTCAGGTAGGCAACCGCCGCTCGGTAACGGACCTTGTCCTCTTTGTCATCCAGAAGGGGGATCAGCGCCGCCTTGGCGGAAGGATCATTCCGCAATGCCAAGGCATGGACCGCGGAGGCACGCACCACCGCGTCTTTATCCTTCAATGCCTCGACCAAGGCCTCCCGCGTTTCGGAATCGCGACCCGTCGCAAAGGCGAGGGCGGAAAGCGAGCGACCCGAGACACCGGGATCCTTGCTGAGCGCTTGCATGGAACTCACCCCCATGGCAAGCCCGGGAACCGGGGCGAAACGAATCCCCATTCGGAACAGGAAGGCGAAAAATCTCTTTTTCGTCTTGAACGCCCCCATCGCTTCCCGTTTCTCCGCGGAAAAGAAGCCCGCTCCGGTCTTCTTTTGCCCCTCCAGGACCTCCAACAAGGCTTCCTTCCCCAAGGGATCGTCCAGGCTGTAAAGGGCCTGGGCCGCGCAAAAGCCGATCTCGATGATCGGATCCGCCAACAATTTTTTGAGAAGAAGAATGCTCTCCGGCGATTTGAGCGAGGCCAAGCTGGTGCAGACCGCCATGCGAACCTCATGGTCCTTGTCCACCGCGGCCCTGCCCAGATATTCGAATACCTTCGGCCGCGCCCCGCCCAGGCTCGCCGCGTCCACAATCATGCGTCGTTGGTCCACATTGCCGGCCATCGCCCCGTCGATGATTTGCCAAGCCCTGGCCGAAGGGTCCGCTGCCGGCGTCACCTGCGCTCCGGTCTCCGGAGAAGCCGCGGGAAGATCGGGAGAAACACTGGCCGCCCACGTCAGGGCGAGGGCTGTAAAAAGGATTCGTCGATACATGGGGCCTCCTATCAATTCTTTTCTTTTATTGGATCAAGGTTCCATCTGGTAAGCCTGGTCATCGCGGGGAAGTGCCACTGTCTCGGTCAGGGCGCTCCAGGATTTTTGGAAGGCCTCGAGCAGGAACAGCGGCTTGGCGCTCTCGGCGGCCAGGACCTCGATGCGCCTCTGCAATTCCTGGACCTTGGCCGGCTGCTGGGCGGCGAGGTTGTTTTTCTCTGCGGGATCCTGGGCGATGTTGAAGAGCTCGATCTTGCCGGGCAGGATACTGCGCCATACGAGCTTCCAGTCCCCCTGGCGGACGGCGCCGCGAAAAGGCTCGATGCCATAGACCACCTCTTGACGCGGGGAGGGCTTTCCTTCGCTGATCGCCGACCAGACATTCATGCCGTCGAGGGGCTTGTTTTTCCCCAAAGGGGCTCCGGCCAATTTCAGCAAGGTAGGATACATGTCCACGATGTGGATCGGCTGTTCCACCACGCTCCCTGCCTGGATTTTTCCGGGCCAATTGGCCAGCGCCACGACGCGCGTGCCTCCTTCGTAAAGCGTGGCCTTTCCCTCTCGGTACGGCCCGTTGTTCGCCGGAATGGATCCGCCGGAGGTGTCCACCTCCCCGGTGACTTTCGCGGAGCGAGGCCCCCCGTTGTCGCTTTGAAAGACGATCAGGGTATTCTCGCGCATCCCTTTCTTTTCCAGCGATTCGACCACCCTGCCGATTTCATCGTCCATGGCAGTGATCATCGCCGAATAGGCGCGAAGGTTGGGGTCCGTGATATTTTTATATTTGTCGAGGTATTCCTGAGGAGCCTGATAAGGCGCGTGAGGCGCCGTGAAGGTCAAATATAGAAAGAGTGGATTTTTTGCATCATGGTTCTCGATCCACTTGGCGGCGTCCTGACCGAGAAGCGTGGTAGCATACCCGGTTTCTACCACGGCCTGATTGTCCCGAAACCAGTCGCGTGTTCCATGGGCGGAGTGGGTAAAATAATCGATCTCGCCCAAGAGCGGTCCGTATTGGTAATCGAAGCCTCTTTGCCGCGGCCAAAACTCCTTTTTGGCATGACCCAGGTGCCACTTGCCCACGATAGCCGTCCGGTAACCCGCTTGCTTGAGGGCCTGGGGCAGGATCCATTCGTCGGTGGGGAGCCCATATTGTCCCGCCGAAGGAATGACAGCAGTCTGCAATCCATAGCGGTTGGGATACCGGCCCGTCATCAAGGCGGCGCGCGAGGGGGTGCACATCGGCTGGGCGTAGAACTGCTCGAGCCGGGCGCCTCCCTGGGCAAGCTTGTCGAGGTTGGGCGTCTTGATATCCGAGCCATGGAAGCCGACGTCCTTCCATCCCAAGTCATCGGCCAAGATGTAGACGATGTTGGGAGCGCGGGAGGCCTGGCCCTGCGCCTCCGCGGGACGGCTGCCCATGCCGCCGGCCAGGATGAATACGGCGAGGAAAAAGGGGAAACGATATGAGTTCATAAATGGCCCTCCCGAGGAGTTTTCGCGCGATGCCCGTGAAAGATTTCAATTGAAGATAAAGCCGAACTTAAACCAGACGTAATGCCCTTGGAGGCGATTCTTGACCTCGATCTCCGGGATCCACTTGGCCTCCATGGCAAAGAGGACTTTTTTATCGAGGGGACGCAGCAGGGAGATCACCGGCCCCAAACCGAAGGTGCGGCCCTTAAAACCGCCCAGCCTAGCGCCCGTGCCGCCGTCGCCGGTGATTTGCTGGAACACGTAGCCCGTGCCGCCAACAGCAAAGCCGTTCTTGAAACGCTTATCTACGGTAAAGTCGAGGTAGAACTCATGGCCGGACTGATAATCGGTCGCATTGTTTTCGGTGTTGAAGTTGAAACCCAGGAAGGTGACCGCCTCTAAGCCGGATTCGCGGTCATTGTACTGGAATCCGAACAAGGGATTGAAGGTCCAATAATTCTTCCCCAAATTCGCCAGGCGGCCGACCTCGTAGGCGCCCGAAGGCGCGTAAATGCCCAAGGAACCCAGGTAGTGGAAATTTCCCTTTTTCCAAAACATCGTGAAGGGGGAAAAATAGATATCTCCCAGCCCAGAGCGCGAATCCGAGGTGGCTACCCCGCCCCCGGCACCACCCAGGACGCTAGCATCCACGTCCAAGGAAAGTACCGGGATACTCACCGTGAATGCGTATTGGCCACCCAATACTTTCTTAGGCAGGTCGTATTGAAAGGTAGGCAACCAACCGACATAATTGGCTGACAAGTCCGCGGTCAAAAGACCTGCAATGGGAAACTGACGCGACACGGAGGCCGAACCGAAATATCCGGGCGTGCTGCTCAAGACGTTGTAAGGAAGACCGGAAGGAAAATCGATGAACGAGGCCATTGCCCCCGGTACATAGTGACTGCTGCCGCCCTCGCTGGCATCGGAGGCCGCGGAGGAAAGGAGCGTTAGGACGAGGGCTGCATTGCGAAGCAGGATCTTAAATGTGGGCATTTGGTTTCCTTTACTCGGTCGCTCTCCGGACTAGCTCCTGTTTATTTTTTACGGCCCGCTCGGCCGAGGGATTGGCGTCGCGCACCTCGACCGTCAGCTTGGGGATGCTTCCCGAAAATTTCGATTGGCGCTCGGCGCCCACGGCCTCGACCACCGGCGTGCCGAGATCGATGCCGACGTCGGCCGTCTCGTCGGCCGAAAATAGGAAGGGTTGGGTGCGTTCGATCCTGCCTTCCGCGACTTTCTCCCCATTGACGAAGAGCGTCCCGGTTCCACCTTTGCCCAATCCGCCGCCGTCATAGGCGAAATCGAACTTGAGGGTCGCCTTGCCGGCAGGGATTGCCCGGGGAGAGGCGATCGTCGTCCGGCCCATTCCGAGGAAGTTATAGTCGTAGGCCGGCTTCCCGTCCTTCATGTAGAGCGACCAGCCGCCGAAGCGCCCGCCCTGAGCGATCAATGTTCCATTCCCTCCGTTCGCGGGGATTTCGACCTCGGCGGTCAGCGTCTTCGACTTGTTTTTCACGTTGAGGAAGACGTTTTCCTGCATCCCGGCCATCCCCTCGGCGAGGGTCAGCGAGGTCCGGCCGGCCATGAGATCCGGACGCCCGACCATCGCGGCGACGGCTCGCTCCAGGCTGCGGTCGTCGATCGGCAAGACTTG
Proteins encoded in this region:
- a CDS encoding radical SAM protein; its protein translation is MRRPACCATSRALRRPAIISRETFCLTSGNSASRGRAGSTTARASAIASNGASPVETAATDLPDFDFRVDYAEGRLELREGLPLPVEFRDYLSNYLFKLSGRRPIGFYRGSPVYSLYQTPPASEAGRRSLQMRLRRRFAGARIPAVATLAVNRACQCRCEHCSALYYNRSRQRELSTGEWREAIAQTLRLGATQIIFLGGEPLLRRDLGELLRSVDPKRAQAILFTNGEYLSEPWAEALPEQGLMGAFVSLDSVRAEEHDRLRRRSGLFERAVAGISSWRSRGYLVGISSYLSPARLAAGIFEEMMELGRELDVNEVTFFDAIPSGPWLHREDCLLRPADRNLIRRLVASYRVKGDYPGISAQSLLTSGEGGAFCFAANTQFYLGAGGEMCPCDFTPLTVGHFPEEGLEALWRRMTASPPYRCRAKACRMQDKEFRRVWIDSIPGGAALPWPLGDTAGN
- a CDS encoding pyridoxamine 5'-phosphate oxidase family protein; protein product: MKELFAFLAEHRAMHLATAGGEGPHVAPLFYALDPRPFRLIFLSARETRHIQEVLRDPRAAVSVAFAGAEPREIRGAQLWGCVAAPRDATACLLRYLARFAEAGNYLPGDVLSHLWEFRVARARWIDNREGFGHRLEWSFPRGDGGDGPSGL
- a CDS encoding zinc-binding protein, giving the protein MNPPGPPKLSPSRPRSILVYSCSGCSSAAQMANAIALKLDREGRAEMSCIAGIGGGVESLLRKGRVADLVLALDGCPLACVRHCLEREGLRCDRRWDLSRMGVAKKFHEDYDPVQAETLYRKIVADLEALLAEVGA
- a CDS encoding tetratricopeptide repeat protein, with translation MKAGVKKSPRSHIFSALIGAGALWACLGWACSRQQESPTPETAPQTLSDSLSSASQIPSPEAQQCARCHREAYDSWLTSQHAWANRRLDPAKDGAAFAKETSLSIGASRFQVTRVKGRPALVWSEAEGQERLFFPEAVIGVAPLWQYLVPAPGGRWQVFPLAWDPAAREWFHVFGEEARDPQEWGHWFNRGNNWNSQCASCHMTGFEKGYDPQTDAYHSRWRGMGVSCLQCHGEKKGHPEAAGTDENKAAAKTPGRAQDTCASCHSRREELTGRFHPGESFEDHYRLVLADQEGVYYPDGQVRQENFEYGSLLMSRMGLKGITCLDCHNPHSGKLLLPVENNALCLSCHQTPGQRGAVPIEPLAHSRHPAGSKGSLCIECHMPVTKYMIRDPRRDHGFTIPDPLLTKELGVPNACNRCHSDRSTEWAVEWTRKWFGSKMDRPSRRRARAIARAHNGDAGVVSELIALLEQEENPAWRAVLLSLLSPWSQDPRVRKHLQGALRSDHPLVRSAALRSLREAPEFSEETASLQDDPSRLVRVDALWSSVVQGKTPGSGLPELVRYLEENADQPPGALKQAQFLLARGEKDKAELWIRKAADWDRSSAYAQFMKGRVLNLLGKNMEALGAFQEAQRLEPENADYAYSLGLLNAELNRSREALELLKKTVQLDPSFGRAWYNLGLAYAQSGDVEPALRALAKAEILLADSPEPAYAIGTIVLQRGDKAKAEEALGRALARNPQFSPALELMSRISQP
- a CDS encoding HEAT repeat domain-containing protein — translated: MYRRILFTALALTWAASVSPDLPAASPETGAQVTPAADPSARAWQIIDGAMAGNVDQRRMIVDAASLGGARPKVFEYLGRAAVDKDHEVRMAVCTSLASLKSPESILLLKKLLADPIIEIGFCAAQALYSLDDPLGKEALLEVLEGQKKTGAGFFSAEKREAMGAFKTKKRFFAFLFRMGIRFAPVPGLAMGVSSMQALSKDPGVSGRSLSALAFATGRDSETREALVEALKDKDAVVRASAVHALALRNDPSAKAALIPLLDDKEDKVRYRAAVAYLRLEKVEEEAKAAESQPTPGNSPKNSPRKMSGR
- a CDS encoding arylsulfatase is translated as MNSYRFPFFLAVFILAGGMGSRPAEAQGQASRAPNIVYILADDLGWKDVGFHGSDIKTPNLDKLAQGGARLEQFYAQPMCTPSRAALMTGRYPNRYGLQTAVIPSAGQYGLPTDEWILPQALKQAGYRTAIVGKWHLGHAKKEFWPRQRGFDYQYGPLLGEIDYFTHSAHGTRDWFRDNQAVVETGYATTLLGQDAAKWIENHDAKNPLFLYLTFTAPHAPYQAPQEYLDKYKNITDPNLRAYSAMITAMDDEIGRVVESLEKKGMRENTLIVFQSDNGGPRSAKVTGEVDTSGGSIPANNGPYREGKATLYEGGTRVVALANWPGKIQAGSVVEQPIHIVDMYPTLLKLAGAPLGKNKPLDGMNVWSAISEGKPSPRQEVVYGIEPFRGAVRQGDWKLVWRSILPGKIELFNIAQDPAEKNNLAAQQPAKVQELQRRIEVLAAESAKPLFLLEAFQKSWSALTETVALPRDDQAYQMEP
- a CDS encoding transporter; protein product: MPTFKILLRNAALVLTLLSSAASDASEGGSSHYVPGAMASFIDFPSGLPYNVLSSTPGYFGSASVSRQFPIAGLLTADLSANYVGWLPTFQYDLPKKVLGGQYAFTVSIPVLSLDVDASVLGGAGGGVATSDSRSGLGDIYFSPFTMFWKKGNFHYLGSLGIYAPSGAYEVGRLANLGKNYWTFNPLFGFQYNDRESGLEAVTFLGFNFNTENNATDYQSGHEFYLDFTVDKRFKNGFAVGGTGYVFQQITGDGGTGARLGGFKGRTFGLGPVISLLRPLDKKVLFAMEAKWIPEIEVKNRLQGHYVWFKFGFIFN